A single genomic interval of Bradyrhizobium sp. AZCC 1693 harbors:
- a CDS encoding DUF4282 domain-containing protein: protein MLDFQDLFQWDRFITPTIIKTFYWLVIGLIVLFGLSGIFSALAAMAISPFGGFILLLSSIAGVVVGVVFSRIAAEFILIVFRINEHLGAIRDQGQMR, encoded by the coding sequence ATGCTCGATTTTCAGGATCTGTTTCAGTGGGACCGCTTTATCACACCCACGATCATCAAGACTTTCTACTGGCTGGTCATCGGCTTGATCGTTCTGTTCGGCCTGTCCGGGATCTTTTCGGCACTTGCCGCGATGGCGATCAGCCCGTTTGGCGGGTTCATCCTGTTGCTGTCGTCGATCGCCGGTGTCGTGGTCGGCGTGGTGTTTTCGCGCATCGCCGCGGAATTCATCCTGATCGTCTTCCGCATCAACGAGCATCTCGGCGCGATCCGGGATCAGGGGCAGATGCGGTGA
- a CDS encoding MaoC family dehydratase codes for MTTLIFEDFTPGHFGTFGPRHVTREEILAFAAEFDPQPMHLDEKAANASMLKGLSGSGWHLGSLMMRMLFDGFIGRTASLGSPGVNEMRWMAPLRPGDDLTLDVDVAEARISKSRPETGIVTFKGTIRNAAGVVLCEMESPIIVRRCTEAGAK; via the coding sequence ATGACAACGTTGATCTTCGAAGACTTCACGCCCGGCCATTTCGGCACGTTCGGACCGCGCCACGTCACGCGCGAGGAGATTTTGGCCTTTGCCGCCGAATTCGACCCGCAGCCGATGCATCTGGACGAAAAGGCCGCCAACGCGTCGATGCTGAAGGGGCTGTCCGGTTCGGGCTGGCATCTCGGCTCGCTCATGATGCGGATGCTGTTTGACGGCTTTATCGGCCGCACCGCCTCGCTCGGCTCGCCCGGCGTCAACGAGATGCGCTGGATGGCGCCACTCCGGCCGGGCGACGACCTGACGCTGGATGTCGACGTCGCGGAGGCCAGGATTTCGAAGAGCCGTCCCGAAACCGGCATCGTGACCTTCAAGGGTACGATCCGCAATGCGGCTGGCGTGGTGCTGTGCGAGATGGAGTCGCCGATCATCGTGCGCCGGTGTACTGAGGCGGGGGCGAAGTAG
- a CDS encoding MaoC family dehydratase produces the protein MRFFEDIEIGARREFGSFTFTPDDITRFATQFDPQRFHLDEEEGRKSLFGGLAASGWHVAAVCMKLLVADGKRLTAEAVARGEEVAVWGPSPGFRELRWIKPVLAGDTIRFSNQVETKRTSEKRPEWGILQARNTGANQRGEMVFSFLATAFVPRRNIG, from the coding sequence ATGCGTTTCTTCGAGGACATCGAGATCGGCGCGCGGCGCGAGTTTGGCTCGTTCACCTTCACTCCCGACGACATCACGAGGTTTGCCACGCAGTTCGATCCGCAGCGCTTTCACCTCGACGAGGAGGAAGGCCGGAAATCCCTGTTCGGAGGACTGGCCGCATCGGGCTGGCACGTCGCCGCGGTCTGCATGAAGCTGCTGGTCGCCGACGGCAAGCGGTTGACGGCGGAGGCCGTCGCCCGCGGCGAGGAGGTCGCGGTGTGGGGGCCGTCGCCTGGCTTTCGCGAATTGCGCTGGATCAAGCCGGTGCTGGCCGGCGACACCATCCGCTTTTCCAACCAGGTCGAAACCAAGCGAACTTCGGAGAAGCGCCCGGAATGGGGCATCCTGCAGGCCCGCAACACCGGCGCCAACCAGCGCGGCGAGATGGTGTTCTCGTTCCTTGCAACGGCCTTCGTGCCGCGACGGAACATAGGCTGA
- a CDS encoding nuclear transport factor 2 family protein, whose protein sequence is MTEGSNRQHVLDFLNVLYSGDIEAALERCSDDIEFLANAPIDILPHMGHRRGKAEMREMWNAVRARYSELRCEVPTLVTEGDKVAAFIRVFFRKNINQRMVQFDIAGFYTLRGGKISHIREVIDTFDLVQQLLERDIAAILTGRRPNPI, encoded by the coding sequence ATGACCGAGGGATCAAATCGTCAGCACGTGCTGGATTTCCTCAACGTCCTGTATTCCGGCGACATCGAAGCCGCACTGGAGCGCTGCTCCGACGACATCGAATTCCTCGCCAATGCGCCGATCGATATCCTGCCCCATATGGGCCACCGCCGCGGCAAGGCCGAAATGCGCGAGATGTGGAATGCGGTGCGCGCCCGCTATTCCGAACTGCGCTGCGAGGTGCCGACCCTGGTCACCGAAGGCGACAAGGTGGCCGCCTTTATCCGCGTGTTCTTCCGCAAGAACATCAATCAGCGCATGGTGCAGTTCGACATCGCCGGCTTCTACACGCTGCGCGGCGGCAAGATCAGCCATATCAGGGAAGTCATCGACACCTTCGACCTGGTCCAGCAGTTGCTCGAGCGCGATATCGCCGCGATCCTGACCGGCAGGCGGCCGAATCCGATCTAG
- a CDS encoding SEC-C metal-binding domain-containing protein has product MPCASIAISKTSPAFSISRKRRKSFPSETHVKRGRRVVHGGVELTEKLGRNDLCPCGSGRRFQSLLHEVRRV; this is encoded by the coding sequence GTGCCATGCGCAAGCATCGCGATTTCGAAAACCTCCCCTGCTTTCAGCATCTCGCGTAAGCGGCGGAAGTCCTTCCCCTCGGAAACCCATGTCAAGCGTGGACGGCGCGTCGTTCATGGCGGCGTCGAGCTGACCGAAAAGCTCGGTCGCAACGACCTGTGTCCATGCGGCTCCGGACGCAGGTTTCAAAGCCTGCTGCATGAAGTCCGGCGCGTATGA
- a CDS encoding type II toxin-antitoxin system RelE/ParE family toxin: MPMIKRTDEFSSWLRDLRDIRARAKVLARIDRLSLGNPGDVAPVGDGISEMRIHYGPGYRVYYIQRGEEIVVLLCGGDKGSQASDIKAAKKLASELED; encoded by the coding sequence ATGCCTATGATCAAGAGAACGGATGAATTCTCAAGCTGGCTTAGGGACCTGCGAGACATTCGAGCCCGGGCGAAGGTGCTTGCCAGGATCGATCGTCTCAGCCTCGGTAATCCCGGCGACGTTGCCCCGGTTGGCGATGGGATTAGCGAGATGAGGATACATTACGGACCGGGGTACAGGGTTTACTATATTCAGCGCGGTGAGGAGATCGTCGTTCTGCTTTGTGGCGGAGACAAGGGTTCACAGGCTTCGGACATCAAGGCGGCCAAGAAATTGGCGAGTGAGTTGGAGGACTGA
- a CDS encoding addiction module antidote protein: MAKAKPFDAAEYLDSPEMIAAYINEALESEDAAAIAVAIGTVARARGMSAVAEKAGLSRENLYRALGGEAKPEFGTVIKVLHALGFDLVAQPQGSKAA; the protein is encoded by the coding sequence ATGGCCAAGGCAAAACCGTTCGATGCAGCCGAATATCTCGACAGTCCCGAGATGATCGCAGCCTACATCAACGAAGCTCTCGAATCCGAAGACGCAGCTGCCATTGCTGTTGCCATCGGTACGGTCGCGCGCGCGCGGGGAATGAGTGCGGTGGCAGAAAAAGCCGGACTCTCGCGTGAGAATTTGTACCGGGCGCTTGGAGGAGAAGCGAAGCCGGAATTCGGCACCGTCATCAAGGTGCTTCACGCGCTCGGCTTCGATTTGGTCGCCCAACCACAGGGATCGAAGGCGGCATAA
- a CDS encoding D-cysteine desulfhydrase family protein: MQTNRRPLSDRLAAFPRLGLANLPTPLEPMKRLTAHLGGPRLWVKREDTTGLGFGGNKLRKLDYVLHEAISSGADTIVSGGVVQSNSQRQVAAVAAKLGLACHLAVYHGRLEPPTPEYKTSGNAFLNRLFGAQLHDVPWTGDRNAAIRTLVGDLQAKGHRPYFVPYGVSNALGAVAYATTIAEIEPQAAQLGFAPTAIVHCTGSAGTQAGLVAGAAVAMPNTGIVGIDIDAEPARVRADVVAFAREASDLLDISFDEASVEVVAGHAGPAYGIPHEATIEAIRLAGQLEALPLDPVYSGKGLAGLIALIRQGRWRNDEDVIFLHTGGAPALFAYQSALGI, encoded by the coding sequence ATGCAAACTAATCGCAGGCCGTTATCCGACCGACTCGCCGCCTTTCCTCGCCTGGGTCTTGCAAATCTGCCGACCCCGCTCGAGCCGATGAAGCGGCTGACGGCGCATCTCGGCGGCCCGCGGCTGTGGGTCAAGCGCGAGGATACGACAGGGCTCGGCTTTGGCGGCAACAAGTTGCGCAAGCTCGACTACGTCCTGCACGAGGCAATTTCGAGCGGCGCCGATACGATCGTCTCGGGCGGCGTCGTGCAATCGAACAGCCAGCGGCAGGTTGCGGCGGTGGCGGCCAAACTCGGCCTCGCCTGCCATCTTGCCGTCTACCACGGCCGGCTCGAACCGCCGACGCCGGAATACAAGACCTCGGGCAACGCGTTTCTCAATCGGCTGTTCGGCGCGCAGCTCCATGACGTGCCATGGACCGGCGACCGCAACGCCGCCATTCGCACGCTCGTCGGCGATCTCCAGGCGAAGGGCCACAGGCCCTACTTCGTGCCCTACGGCGTCTCGAATGCGCTGGGCGCCGTCGCCTATGCCACGACGATTGCCGAGATCGAGCCGCAGGCCGCGCAACTGGGTTTTGCGCCAACCGCGATCGTGCACTGCACCGGCAGCGCCGGCACGCAGGCTGGTCTCGTCGCCGGTGCCGCCGTGGCCATGCCGAACACAGGGATCGTCGGGATCGATATCGACGCCGAGCCCGCGCGGGTGCGCGCCGATGTCGTGGCGTTCGCGCGCGAGGCGTCCGACCTGCTTGATATTTCCTTCGACGAAGCAAGCGTGGAAGTCGTCGCGGGCCATGCGGGACCGGCCTACGGGATCCCGCACGAAGCCACCATCGAAGCGATCCGCCTTGCCGGCCAGCTCGAGGCGCTTCCACTCGATCCCGTCTATTCGGGCAAGGGCCTCGCGGGCCTGATCGCCCTGATCCGCCAAGGGCGCTGGCGCAACGACGAGGATGTCATCTTCCTGCACACCGGCGGCGCACCGGCGCTGTTTGCCTATCAGAGCGCGCTTGGGATTTGA
- the uvrB gene encoding excinuclease ABC subunit UvrB: MVKTPEVPKKSKTPKSKAHRPDVQPIGPALAELLNPAINRGDAGMGSGTGLQPPPDNSWDRRAGGEAAAHRARASTKGTSDDVAKRDAGQGIAEAPQANYGTSATIPTLDPELARQLGLPTAEDDDEALARPPRNKMEALGVKATAEALENLIRDGRPEFKGDGGQLKVWTPHRPPRPEKSEGGVRFEIKSEYEPKGDQPTAIAELVEGINRNDRTQVLLGVTGSGKTYTMAKVIEATQRPAIILAPNKTLAAQLYGEFKSFFPDNAVEYFVSYYDYYQPEAYVPRTDTYIEKDSSINEQIDRMRHSATRALLERDDVIIVASVSCIYGIGSVETYTAMTFALKKGERIDQRQLIADLVALQYKRTQADFTRGTFRVRGDVIDIFPAHYEDRAWRVNLFGDTVENIEEFDPLTGHKQDDLEFIKIYANSHYVTPRPTLVQAIKSIKSELKLRLDELNNQGRLLEAQRLEQRTTFDLEMMEATGSCAGIENYSRYLTGRRPGEPPPTLFEYVPDNALVFADESHVTVPQIGGMFRGDFRRKATLAEYGFRLPSCMDNRPLRFEEWDMMRPQSVAVSATPSGWELNESGGVFVEQVIRPTGLIDPPVHIRPARTQVDDLVGEVRATAAAGYRSLVTVLTKRMAEDLTEYLHEQGIRVRYMHSDIDTIERIEIIRDLRLGAFDALVGINLLREGLDIPECALVAILDADKEGFLRSETSLIQTIGRAARNVDGKVILYADQMTGSMERAIAETDRRREKQVEYNTAHGITPESIKKSIGDIMNSVYERDHVLVEIGDGGMADDVISIGHNFEAVLSDLETRMREAAADLNFEEAARLRDEVKRLRATEMAVVDDPTAKQRAVQGKAGAYAGTKKYGEAANLPVSAMKKKGVQSALKASRSGAPASPSPRPSRGRDERSSLLEGRGEGHPSASRGGSKVHKPHLDEMHGPESLPYRPTGAKPRKPEPASGSKIFQPTDSRQSGPEFGPAPRSSGGAPGHRGGWKKR; this comes from the coding sequence ATGGTGAAGACCCCCGAAGTTCCAAAAAAATCCAAAACCCCGAAATCCAAGGCGCATCGGCCGGACGTGCAACCGATCGGGCCGGCGCTGGCCGAACTGCTCAATCCCGCGATCAACCGCGGCGACGCCGGCATGGGATCGGGCACCGGCCTGCAGCCGCCGCCGGACAATTCGTGGGACCGCCGCGCCGGCGGCGAGGCGGCGGCGCATCGCGCGCGCGCTTCGACCAAAGGGACGAGCGATGACGTCGCCAAACGCGATGCCGGACAAGGCATTGCGGAGGCCCCGCAAGCCAATTACGGCACGTCGGCGACCATCCCCACGCTCGATCCTGAACTCGCGCGGCAGCTCGGCCTGCCGACCGCGGAGGACGACGACGAGGCGCTGGCCCGCCCGCCGCGCAACAAGATGGAGGCGCTCGGCGTCAAGGCCACCGCCGAGGCGCTGGAGAACCTGATCCGCGACGGCCGCCCGGAATTCAAGGGCGACGGCGGCCAGCTTAAGGTCTGGACGCCGCACCGCCCGCCGCGCCCGGAAAAATCCGAAGGCGGCGTGCGCTTCGAGATCAAGTCCGAATACGAGCCGAAGGGCGATCAGCCGACCGCGATAGCCGAGCTGGTCGAGGGCATCAACCGCAACGACCGCACCCAGGTGCTGCTCGGCGTCACCGGCTCGGGAAAAACCTACACCATGGCCAAGGTGATCGAGGCGACGCAACGCCCAGCCATCATCCTGGCGCCGAACAAGACGCTGGCCGCCCAGCTCTATGGCGAGTTCAAGAGTTTCTTTCCCGATAACGCGGTGGAATATTTCGTCAGCTATTACGACTATTACCAGCCCGAGGCCTACGTCCCGCGCACCGACACCTACATCGAAAAAGACTCGTCCATCAACGAGCAGATCGACCGCATGCGCCACTCGGCGACGCGCGCGCTGCTGGAGCGCGACGATGTCATCATCGTGGCGTCGGTGTCGTGCATCTACGGTATCGGCTCGGTCGAGACCTATACCGCGATGACCTTTGCGCTGAAGAAGGGCGAGCGCATCGACCAGCGGCAGTTGATCGCCGACCTCGTCGCCTTGCAATACAAGCGCACCCAAGCCGATTTCACCCGCGGCACTTTTCGCGTGCGCGGCGACGTCATCGACATCTTCCCGGCGCACTATGAAGACCGCGCCTGGCGCGTGAACCTGTTCGGCGACACCGTTGAAAATATCGAAGAGTTCGATCCGCTCACCGGCCACAAGCAGGACGACCTCGAATTCATCAAGATCTACGCCAATTCGCACTATGTGACGCCGCGCCCGACGCTGGTGCAGGCGATCAAATCAATCAAGAGTGAACTGAAACTGCGGCTCGACGAGCTCAACAACCAGGGCCGCCTGCTGGAAGCGCAGCGGCTGGAGCAGCGCACCACCTTCGATCTCGAAATGATGGAAGCCACAGGCAGTTGCGCCGGCATCGAAAACTATTCGCGCTACCTCACGGGACGCCGACCCGGCGAGCCGCCGCCGACGCTGTTCGAATACGTGCCCGACAACGCGCTTGTTTTCGCCGACGAGAGCCATGTCACCGTCCCCCAGATCGGCGGCATGTTCCGCGGCGACTTCCGCCGCAAGGCGACCTTGGCTGAATACGGTTTTCGTTTGCCTTCCTGCATGGACAACCGTCCGCTGCGGTTCGAGGAATGGGACATGATGCGCCCGCAATCGGTCGCGGTGTCGGCGACCCCGAGCGGCTGGGAATTGAACGAAAGCGGCGGCGTGTTCGTCGAGCAGGTCATTCGCCCGACCGGACTGATCGATCCGCCCGTCCACATCCGCCCGGCGCGCACGCAAGTGGACGATCTCGTCGGCGAAGTCCGCGCCACCGCAGCAGCCGGCTACCGCTCGCTGGTCACGGTGCTGACAAAGCGGATGGCGGAAGACCTCACGGAATACCTGCATGAGCAGGGCATCCGCGTGCGCTACATGCACTCTGACATCGACACCATCGAGCGCATCGAGATCATCCGCGACCTGCGCCTTGGCGCGTTCGACGCGCTGGTCGGCATCAATTTGCTGCGCGAGGGCCTCGACATTCCCGAATGCGCGCTGGTCGCGATCCTCGACGCCGACAAAGAAGGGTTTCTGCGCAGCGAAACCTCGCTGATCCAGACCATCGGCCGCGCCGCGCGCAACGTCGACGGCAAGGTGATCCTCTACGCCGACCAGATGACCGGCTCGATGGAGCGCGCCATCGCCGAAACCGACCGCCGCCGCGAGAAGCAGGTCGAGTACAACACGGCGCACGGCATCACGCCGGAGAGCATCAAGAAGTCGATCGGCGATATCATGAATTCTGTCTACGAGCGCGACCACGTGCTGGTCGAAATCGGCGACGGCGGCATGGCCGACGATGTCATCAGCATCGGCCACAATTTCGAGGCGGTCCTCTCCGACCTCGAAACCCGCATGCGCGAAGCCGCCGCCGATCTGAACTTCGAGGAAGCCGCGAGACTCCGCGACGAAGTCAAACGCCTCCGCGCGACGGAGATGGCGGTGGTCGACGACCCCACCGCCAAACAGCGCGCCGTGCAAGGAAAGGCCGGCGCCTATGCGGGGACGAAGAAATACGGCGAGGCCGCGAACCTCCCCGTCAGCGCGATGAAGAAGAAGGGTGTGCAGTCGGCCCTCAAAGCCAGCCGCAGCGGCGCTCCCGCTTCCCCCTCTCCCCGTCCTTCACGAGGTCGAGACGAGCGAAGCTCGCTCTTAGAGGGTCGGGGTGAGGGGCATCCCTCCGCGAGTCGTGGCGGTTCAAAAGTCCACAAACCCCACCTGGACGAAATGCACGGCCCGGAATCCCTGCCCTATCGCCCCACCGGCGCCAAACCGCGCAAGCCGGAGCCCGCGAGCGGCAGCAAAATCTTCCAGCCCACCGACTCCCGCCAGTCCGGCCCGGAATTCGGCCCTGCCCCGCGCTCCAGCGGCGGCGCGCCGGGACATCGCGGCGGGTGGAAGAAGAGATAG
- a CDS encoding NAD(P)-binding domain-containing protein, translating into MPDEKIETLVIGGGQAGLVMSHRLKQRGLSHLVLERHRIAERWRSERWDGLKFQFPNWSVGLPDFPFPHGDPDAFANTDDIIRYIDDYAAFVAPPIRCGASVTRLSQRDGAGFIAETTHGTIAADNVVVATGPYQRNLVPDLLGGHSVFQVHAADYKNPEQLPPGAVLVAGAGASGAQIAEELLQAGRRVYLSVGRHRRLPRRYRGRDLIWWLAEMRLDQVTPEERGPARLGPVISGAYGGRTIDFRNFAADGMILVGRIEAAHAGVIEIAPGLAESMANGDLVYTTFLDTVDAYVKRRRMELPEDPDARATFADPPCVTAPLTHLDLAAEGISAVIWATGYGVDFGWIDLPVLDARGEAVHRNGISAVPGLYFLGLQWLSKMNSSFLSGVGDDAVVLADHILARGGRRAEVARLL; encoded by the coding sequence ATGCCGGATGAAAAGATCGAGACGCTGGTGATCGGCGGCGGCCAGGCCGGCCTCGTGATGAGCCACCGGCTGAAGCAGCGCGGGCTTTCGCACCTCGTGCTCGAGCGCCACCGGATCGCCGAACGCTGGCGCAGCGAACGCTGGGACGGGCTGAAATTCCAGTTTCCCAACTGGTCGGTGGGATTGCCGGACTTTCCGTTTCCGCACGGCGATCCGGATGCCTTTGCCAACACGGACGACATCATCCGATACATCGACGACTATGCCGCCTTCGTCGCGCCGCCGATCCGGTGCGGCGCCAGCGTGACGCGGCTGTCGCAGCGTGACGGCGCAGGTTTCATCGCCGAAACCACTCACGGCACGATCGCGGCGGACAATGTCGTCGTCGCCACCGGCCCCTATCAGCGCAACCTTGTCCCGGACCTGCTGGGCGGTCATTCGGTGTTTCAGGTCCATGCCGCCGACTACAAAAATCCCGAGCAGCTTCCGCCGGGCGCGGTGCTGGTGGCCGGCGCCGGCGCGTCGGGCGCGCAGATTGCCGAGGAACTGCTGCAGGCCGGCCGCCGCGTCTACCTATCGGTTGGACGGCACCGCCGCCTGCCGCGCCGCTACCGCGGCCGCGACCTGATCTGGTGGCTCGCCGAGATGCGCCTCGATCAGGTCACGCCGGAGGAGCGTGGGCCCGCCCGCCTGGGCCCTGTCATTTCGGGCGCCTATGGCGGCCGCACCATCGATTTCCGCAACTTCGCCGCCGACGGCATGATCCTGGTGGGGCGCATCGAGGCGGCGCATGCCGGCGTGATCGAGATCGCACCCGGCCTTGCCGAAAGCATGGCCAATGGCGATCTCGTCTACACCACCTTCCTCGATACGGTCGACGCGTATGTGAAACGGCGCCGCATGGAGCTGCCCGAAGACCCCGACGCCCGCGCGACGTTCGCCGACCCGCCTTGCGTCACCGCCCCGCTCACGCATCTCGACCTCGCCGCGGAAGGCATCTCCGCAGTGATCTGGGCCACCGGCTACGGCGTCGATTTCGGCTGGATCGATCTGCCGGTGCTGGACGCGCGCGGCGAAGCGGTCCATCGCAACGGCATCTCGGCGGTGCCGGGCCTGTATTTCCTCGGCCTGCAATGGCTGTCGAAAATGAACTCCTCGTTCCTGTCGGGCGTCGGCGACGACGCCGTGGTGCTCGCGGATCATATTCTGGCGCGGGGGGGACGGCGTGCCGAGGTGGCGCGGCTCCTCTAA
- a CDS encoding LysR substrate-binding domain-containing protein — MRRLLFLNGIKAFEAAARTGSFAAAGAELNVSAAAVSRMVHLLEERLGVALFERKANRLVTTAAGRAYQSGLSPIFDALASLTAQVTAPSSVRVLTIGVGPTFAMKWLIPRLADFRKEEPDIDVRITTGGAAVPFGEDWSCGIKLGDGEWPGLIAEPLFAADLLPVCAPRLANGLKRPGDLKGPALLRVAHSPDDWPSWLEAAGTARITARGPEFEFYGQALQAAVDGLGIAMGIRPYIDDDLTAGRLVAPFALSVPKGMRWYLVYRGFSAGQRDFAAFRRWIVRAAAEPATRRRGHRHAG; from the coding sequence GTGCGGCGGCTGCTCTTTCTCAACGGTATCAAGGCATTCGAGGCCGCAGCCAGGACGGGCAGTTTTGCCGCCGCCGGCGCCGAGCTCAACGTATCCGCCGCCGCGGTCAGCCGGATGGTGCACCTGCTGGAAGAGCGGCTGGGGGTAGCGCTGTTCGAGCGCAAGGCCAACCGCCTCGTCACCACGGCGGCGGGCCGCGCCTATCAGAGCGGGCTGAGCCCGATCTTCGACGCGCTGGCGAGCCTGACCGCGCAGGTCACCGCCCCCTCCAGCGTGCGCGTGCTGACCATCGGGGTCGGTCCCACCTTTGCGATGAAATGGCTGATCCCGCGGCTGGCGGATTTCCGTAAAGAAGAGCCGGATATCGACGTCCGCATCACCACCGGCGGCGCCGCGGTGCCGTTCGGCGAGGACTGGAGCTGCGGCATCAAGCTCGGCGACGGCGAATGGCCCGGCCTGATCGCCGAACCGTTATTCGCCGCCGACCTGCTGCCGGTGTGCGCGCCGCGCCTTGCGAACGGGCTCAAACGCCCCGGCGACCTGAAGGGGCCGGCGCTGCTGCGGGTTGCGCATTCCCCCGACGATTGGCCGTCATGGCTCGAGGCCGCCGGCACGGCCCGAATCACCGCCCGCGGGCCGGAGTTCGAGTTTTACGGCCAGGCGCTGCAGGCCGCCGTCGACGGCCTCGGCATCGCCATGGGCATCCGCCCCTATATCGACGACGACCTCACCGCCGGCCGGCTGGTCGCGCCATTTGCGTTAAGCGTGCCGAAAGGCATGCGCTGGTATCTGGTCTATCGCGGCTTCAGCGCCGGGCAGCGCGATTTCGCTGCGTTCCGGCGCTGGATTGTCCGCGCCGCGGCGGAGCCCGCCACACGCCGCAGGGGCCATAGACATGCCGGATGA
- a CDS encoding sulfite exporter TauE/SafE family protein, whose amino-acid sequence MTPLMIAALGALMVATAFLSGLFGMAGGMILIGVLLMLMPLPSAMVLHAITQMASNGWRAFLWRAHIRWRPVFVYLIGCALALGVWSIARYVPDKPIALLLLGATPFMARLMPKNLKPNPDSIAQGSFYGFICMGLMLMTGVSGPLMDTFFLGGNFGRREVVATKATCQVASHLTKLIYFGGIVDQAATLDPVLAAVAIAASMLGTTLARRILEAMSDAQFRTWANRLITTVAGYYILYGGWLLFTRTSAMAF is encoded by the coding sequence GTGACGCCCCTGATGATCGCAGCCCTCGGTGCGTTGATGGTCGCGACAGCGTTCCTGTCGGGCCTGTTCGGCATGGCTGGCGGAATGATCCTGATCGGCGTGCTGTTGATGCTGATGCCGCTGCCATCAGCGATGGTGCTGCATGCGATCACGCAGATGGCCTCGAACGGCTGGCGCGCCTTTCTGTGGCGGGCGCATATCCGCTGGCGGCCCGTGTTCGTCTATCTGATCGGCTGTGCGCTGGCGCTCGGCGTCTGGTCGATCGCCCGTTACGTGCCGGACAAGCCCATTGCCTTGCTGTTGCTCGGGGCGACGCCGTTCATGGCGCGGCTGATGCCGAAGAACCTCAAGCCCAATCCCGACAGCATCGCGCAGGGCTCGTTCTATGGCTTCATCTGCATGGGGCTGATGCTGATGACCGGCGTTTCCGGTCCGCTGATGGACACGTTCTTTCTCGGCGGCAATTTCGGCCGCCGCGAGGTGGTCGCCACCAAGGCCACCTGCCAGGTCGCCAGCCATCTGACAAAACTGATCTATTTCGGCGGCATCGTCGACCAGGCGGCGACGCTCGATCCGGTGCTGGCGGCGGTCGCCATCGCCGCCTCGATGCTCGGCACCACGCTGGCGCGGCGCATCCTGGAAGCGATGAGCGACGCGCAGTTCCGCACCTGGGCCAACCGGTTGATCACGACGGTCGCGGGTTACTATATCCTTTACGGCGGCTGGCTGTTGTTCACGCGCACCAGCGCGATGGCGTTTTGA
- a CDS encoding glutathione binding-like protein, translating to MIDLHYWTTPNGHKITMFLEETGLPCKIFPVNIGKGEQFKPEFLAIAPNNRIPAMVDHEPKGGGKPISIFESGAMLMYLAEKTGKFLPSDLYGRYDAIQWTFWQMGNLGPMAGQNHHFRNYAVEKIKYAIDRYVNETNRLYGVLNKRLSDREFIAGDYSIADMASYPWIVPYKNQEQNIDDFPHLKRWLETIRARPATERAYAKAKEVNPNFGQPVNRTEEERRILFGQTAAVVR from the coding sequence ATGATCGACCTTCACTACTGGACCACGCCGAACGGCCACAAGATCACGATGTTCCTCGAAGAGACCGGGCTTCCCTGCAAGATCTTCCCGGTCAACATCGGCAAGGGCGAACAGTTCAAGCCGGAGTTTCTGGCGATCGCGCCCAACAACCGCATTCCCGCGATGGTCGACCATGAGCCAAAGGGCGGGGGAAAGCCGATCTCGATCTTCGAGTCCGGCGCGATGCTGATGTATCTCGCCGAGAAGACCGGAAAGTTTTTGCCGTCGGATCTCTATGGCCGCTATGACGCGATCCAGTGGACGTTCTGGCAGATGGGCAACCTCGGGCCGATGGCCGGCCAGAACCATCACTTCAGAAATTACGCGGTAGAGAAGATCAAATACGCCATCGACCGCTACGTCAACGAGACCAACCGGCTCTACGGCGTGCTCAACAAGCGCCTCTCCGACCGCGAATTCATCGCCGGCGACTATTCGATCGCCGACATGGCGAGCTATCCCTGGATCGTCCCTTACAAGAACCAGGAGCAGAACATCGACGACTTCCCGCATCTGAAGCGCTGGCTGGAAACCATCCGCGCCCGGCCCGCGACGGAGCGCGCCTATGCCAAGGCGAAAGAGGTCAATCCGAATTTCGGCCAGCCCGTCAACCGCACCGAGGAGGAGCGCAGGATCCTGTTCGGGCAGACGGCGGCGGTGGTGCGATAG